A section of the Piliocolobus tephrosceles isolate RC106 chromosome 14, ASM277652v3, whole genome shotgun sequence genome encodes:
- the LOC111531262 gene encoding 40S ribosomal protein S27-like has protein sequence MPLAKDLLHPSPEEEKRKHKKKRLVQSPNSYFMDVKCPGCYKITTVFSHAQTVVLCVGCSTVLCRPTGGKARLSEGCSFRRKQH, from the coding sequence ATGCCTCTCGCAAAGGATCTCCTTCATCCCTCcccagaagaggagaagaggaaacacaAGAAAAAACGCCTGGTGCAGAGCCCCAATTCCTACTTCATGGATGTGAAATGCCCAGGATGCTATAAAATCACCACGGTCTTTAGCCATGCACAAACGGTAGTTTTGTGTGTTGGCTGCTCCACTGTCCTCTGCCGGCCTACAGGAGGAAAAGCAAGGCTTTCAGAAGGATGTTCCTTTAGGAGGAAGCAGCACTAA